The stretch of DNA CTTATGGAATGTTTTAAAACCAATATTGATAATGTAATTATTAAGGAGGTATATAAACTTATAGAAACAGCcgaataattcatatatatatatatatatatatatttttattcatatattctttaacTTGACTATAGTTATAAAGTTTTCATTTTCTCAATGTAgatgataaataaaaacagaataattttatagatatatttataaaaaggtatattattattattatttttttttttttttttttttttttattattgtcttgtataattttttgaaatagCTATTTATGTCCAAAGTTGCCTGAACAGGCAAGGTgcttttttactttttttttttttttttttttttttttatttgatattatttataaattattaaatttgatgaattatttgaaaaaaagaaaaaattaaagataaatgaataaatataaatatattatatatatatatatatatatatatatatatatatataacaaaacaacaaccaaaaaaaatatacacatatatataaacgaTGATGTGTAATATTTAgatgtacatataattattatatatataccaacacataatgaaatatatttgaaaaaaaacatacaCATACGAAGAAAAggaataaatgaaatattaaagggtaaacaaaaaaaaaaaaaaaaaaaaaagcaagaaaaatatatgtaacatataatatataaaatatatcatatataaaataataacatatattttgtaaaaacataccatatataataataatgataataatttaaaaaaaaaatggcacacatttaaattttatgttttaattttatgttttaatttttatgttttaatttttatgtttgaATTATAATAAGATTTAATTTAACAagttaattaaaataaaggaGAAAAAAAGTAATGTTGCATATGAAATGTGATTAATAAAACTTGCAGCCTTTGCATTTGGTCCTTCAAAAGTATTTTGTATTCCAACTGATAATGTTGCTATgtctacattattatttattatgtctTCTGTTTTTTCACCAGATAAATCAGTAACTACAGCAATTAGTGGTgtactactactattattattattattattactactatttgtgttattatttgtgttattatttttattggatggatcatttttatctttattattttgtggaTTTCTAACTTCTAAAGCTGACAAATtgttttttgaatatttcatttttagtTTACTTTCTTccatttcttttaattcttgtaatttcattttttcataaatcAAAACATATTTGGTAGAGAAATTATTAActaattcattttcttctgACAAAATATTAGTATCATTTGTTGGTACTAGTTGATCATTAATTAATGCCTTCTTACAATAAGCTTTTGCGTCTCTTGATGGCGAAGGAGTCATTAACATAAAGGATTGTATGACTGTTAGTATTACTGTTTGtggttttaataataaacgTACTATAAGaatatcatcatttaaatCGAAAAAAGTATTTTCTAAAAGTTTTCTAATTCCTTCTTCATCTATTTTTGTGGTAggttcattattttcaaatttaacaatatgtaaattttttatcaaatCTTTTAATAATCTAACAATATCTTTTGGTTTTTCTGGATTGATGGAGTATAAAGGattgaataaaatattatttttgtgtTCTGCACTTGTGTGGTTGTTATTTTGTGCATGTATATCGTTTTTATTTGTCTGTtgattgttattatttgCCTGTtgattgttattatttgCCTGTtgattgttattatttgcctgttgattattattattattattatttacctgttgattattattattattatttacctgttgattattattattattattatttacttgttgattattattattattattattattattattatttacctgttgattattattattattattatttacttgttgattattatttttaccaTTATTATCTTGTTGGTGACTCTTATTTGTGTTGTCTGTGCTCACATTTTGGtttactatttttatttccttcGATTGgataaatgatgatataccATGTTTTGAATAATgcttataattatttagtTTATTAAGTATctcttcattatttaatactTCTCCCTTTGATTGtgcattaattttatttaccATATCTTTAGTTCTATATTTAGTTAAATTTTCATGGATTTTAATTAACCTTTCAATCATTCCACCTTTTTGTAATAAGCTTTGAATAAAATAtgggaaaaaataataataatctgAAAAAGCGTTATAAgcttcatttaataattcttcattattaatttttaagatTCCTAGATTTTCAAATTCTAAACTTTTACTAATTAGTGGTGATTTATTACCATTTCTTAATTCACATAAAATACCAGCTATTAGgaattctcttttttttaaaacattaacCATTTTACCTGACCATAATTTTTGTGTTAATTCAGTAATAGATGTTCTTAAATCGATTAATAAATCAATagattctttatatatactttttaattCATCATCCACACATGTTAATAAAGTTTTAAATTGTTTTAGCATAAGACTAAATGTATTTTgttcttcatcttcttcaaTAAAAGATTTTAGtaatgtattattaaaagCTGCTTTAGaattacataattttttaaatgtaaatttatgtattaatttttcatatttaggATTTGAACAAGGAAAAGATAAagatattttatctttttcatgtatacatatattttcatattttggTTCTGAGCATAAATAATCATCACTTAATCTATTTTGTAATGCTACCATTATATTAGTATACATATCTTTTTCATTCAATAAATTCTCCATCATTTCTTCGGCTATTTTCTGTATATCacaattttcttcattattattaaattcactattttcattattattcaatTCAGGTATTAAAAAGGCCTGAGGAGTATTCGAATTTCTTATAAGGGCACTTATTGATTGGCATAAGCCTATTATAAGTGCAACGAACAAAgatgtattatatttcatccttttataaatatcatgtatataaatgttatgtTACAagttttaatttaaaaaaataaaaattaaatgaaatgtatatatatatatatatatatattaaaatgatatatgaactataatataaaatataatgcaCACTAATtcatatgttttaaaaagaGGTTGTCTTctttgattttattttatacattattctttaatatcaaagagaaatatatacatatatatatatatatatatatatatatatatgaggaTGTATAATATGCTTATTATATGACCAAAATTTTTACAAcatgtattaaaaaatatctcTTAAAAAGAAACATAAAACTTTTTATTTCGTAAATGTagacataaataaatatgcatatataaatatattaattaacggaaaaataaaataaaataaaataaatgaatgaataaataaatatataaagcgctcatatatttaatatataatattaatgttcATATAACAAAGATATATtctgtattatatataaataaagcatacattcaaatatatttgtttcatatttatgtttatctctattttaatatattaaaaaatatatgaattaaaaatatattatgtttatattaatttttaaatgtgGACAGAAATTATAGAAACAACATCtcaccatttttttttttttttttcatatgtaGTTACAAAATagaaaacaaacaaaaaaaaaaaaataaaataatatatatataataataataaatgatataataaataaaaataaatgaatgaaTTATTTACATACAAGCCAAAACTGTTAtgtatggaaaaaaaaaaaaaaaaaaaaaaaaaaaaaaaaaatatatatatatatatatatatatataattatatgcacatatatatttaaatggaTGAATTATTTTggctgtttttttttttttttttttt from Plasmodium sp. gorilla clade G2 genome assembly, chromosome: 8 encodes:
- a CDS encoding GPI-anchored micronemal antigen, with protein sequence MKYNTSLFVALIIGLCQSISALIRNSNTPQAFLIPELNNNENSEFNNNEENCDIQKIAEEMMENLLNEKDMYTNIMVALQNRLSDDYLCSEPKYENICIHEKDKISLSFPCSNPKYEKLIHKFTFKKLCNSKAAFNNTLLKSFIEEDEEQNTFSLMLKQFKTLLTCVDDELKSIYKESIDLLIDLRTSITELTQKLWSGKMVNVLKKREFLIAGILCELRNGNKSPLISKSLEFENLGILKINNEELLNEAYNAFSDYYYFFPYFIQSLLQKGGMIERLIKIHENLTKYRTKDMVNKINAQSKGEVLNNEEILNKLNNYKHYSKHGISSFIQSKEIKIVNQNVSTDNTNKSHQQDNNGKNNNQQVNNNNNNNQQVNNNNNNNNNNNQQVNNNNNNNQQVNNNNNNQQVNNNNNNNQQANNNNQQANNNNQQANNNNQQTNKNDIHAQNNNHTSAEHKNNILFNPLYSINPEKPKDIVRLLKDLIKNLHIVKFENNEPTTKIDEEGIRKLLENTFFDLNDDILIVRLLLKPQTVILTVIQSFMLMTPSPSRDAKAYCKKALINDQLVPTNDTNILSEENELVNNFSTKYVLIYEKMKLQELKEMEESKLKMKYSKNNLSALEVRNPQNNKDKNDPSNKNNNTNNNTNSSNNNNNNSSSTPLIAVVTDLSGEKTEDIINNNVDIATLSVGIQNTFEGPNAKAASFINHISYATLLFFSFILINLLN